The following DNA comes from Flavobacterium sp. N3904.
TGATATGGCAGTTAATGCTATAATTGGTGTTGTGGTGTCAAATTCTCTGATTTGTTGTGTTGCAATGGTTCCATTTATCCCGAGTAGATGGACATCCATTAGTACCAAATCGAATGTCTCAACCTTTAAAATTTCAACAGCATCTTCTCCATTATCAATAATTGTGCATTCGATGCCTTTATTAGTTAACATTTTTTGGGTAATCATCTGATTAATTTTATTGTCTTCAACCACTAATATTTTTTTGTTTTTAAAGATTTCAGTATCGTAATCTTTTATTTTGGATTTAATTAAAATGGGTTTTGAATCTACTTTAAAATTAAGCTCAAATGAAAAGGTAGAACCTTCCCCAACCACACTTTTCACTCGGATGCGACCACCCAAAATACGAACCAGTTTTTTTACAATGGTTAGTCCTAATCCTGTTCCCCCAAATTTTCTGTTAATTTCGACAGATCCTTGCGAAAAACTTTCGAAAACTGTTTTTAGTTTGTCTTCAGGTATTCCTATACCCGTATCAATTATTTGAAAATAAACAATGGCGTTATCATTTTGAAAAGTTCTTAATTTTGCAATCACACTCACAGTTCCATTATTGGTAAACTTTAGCGCATTGTTAATTAAATTCATGAAGATTTGTGACAGTTTGGTAGGATCTCCAATTAAATTGTCAGGAATTGAGGAATCAATTTTCAGAAAGAATTTATTGTTATTTACTGTAGCAATCTCTTTTAAAGAGTTTTGAATATTGCTCAATAATTGTTTTAAGTTAAAATTGATATATTCAATTTCAAGTTTATTGGAATCTATTTTATTTATTTCTAATATGTCGTTAATAAAATTGGTCAAATAATTTCCGGAAAACTTCAAAGATGACAAATAGTGCATTTGGGATTTTTTGGGATTTTCTTCTAATAGCAGATGAGTGATTCCGTTAATAGCATTTAGAGGTGTTCTGAGCTCATGGCTAACAGTCGATAAAAACTCAGATCGGGCTTTTGAAGCCTCTTCTGCTCTGTTTTTTGCTGCAATTAATTCATTGTTCTTTTCTTTCAATAAAGCATTGTTTTGATTTCTGATTATATTATTCTTGTAAAGCGATAAACTTAATAAGGATAATATTGAAATGATAGCTATTGCTAAAATGCTGATGAGTTTTGAAAATTTATCGGATTGTTCTTTTTCTTTATTTTCTTTTTCCAGAAGTAATTCTTCCTGTTTTCGTTGTTCTTCTTTGAAGCTTTCGTAATCACTAATGCCTAGTTTTTCATCATTAGCAAGTGAAATACTCTCTTTTAAATTTAAATGTTGTTTTAAATAAGTGTAGGCGGTTGTTTTGTCAAGCATTTTATCATAAACCAAACTTAACTCCAATAAAATATTTGATTTTTGTTCAAGATTTTTATTTTTTCTGTTTAATTCATAAGCTTTATCAAGATAATTTAAAGCTAGATTGTATTTTTTAGAAGAGGCCTCAATTACTCCAATTTGATATAGTGCTTCGGCTTGGGTATTTAGTATTGTTTTATTTTCCGGCTGTGCTATCAATTCCTTAAAAATCGTTGATGCAAGATCCTTCTTTCCTGTGGCTTTTAAGATTATTCCTTTTTGTAATGGTATTAATTTTGCGTAGTCCTTAATTTTTAATTTTTTTTTAATCTCTTCTGATTTGTTCAAGCTAATTTCGGCTAAGGCATACTTTTTTTTCTGAATGTAAGATATTCCAAGATAATAGTACGCATCTGCTGTTGTGTTATTTCCCTTTTTTGAAATAGTATTGAATAAATTAATGCTTTTATTAAAGCTTTCAATCGCATCGTTGTAGAGTTTTAGATTAAAATAAACTTGACCTAATTTGTATGTTTGAATTGCTTCCGCCTCTATCTTATTGTTTTTTTTGCAAAAATCAATTGCTTTTTGACTGTAGAACAATACATCTTTGTAGTGATTGTCTCTTATGTTTGCCTCAATTAAATTAGAATAATAGGTAATACTGTCAACTTTGATCTTTTTTTGAGAATAAAGTTGAGTGTTGAGAAAAATAATAAAAAATAATAAATATTTCATTTGTGGATACTTTTATTTTTTATCTGGTTTACGACAGCAATTGTAATTTAGTAAGTAATATTTTGTTCGCTATCAGTTATTGTTGATACTCATTTCTTCTTTAGGATTCTTTTTGCAATGATTTGTAAAAAGAATTAAATCAATTATTCGGGAAGAATATCCAATTTCATTATCATACCAGCCTACAACTTTCACCATTTTGTCTATAACAGAGGTAAGCAGCGAATCAAATATACATGAATTTTTATTGCCAATAACATCCACTGATACAATTGGATCTTCCGTGTATTCTAATATTCCTTTTAATTCATCTTGCGAAGCAAGTTTAAAAGCTTCATTTATTTCTTTTATGGTAACTACTCGTTTTACATTGAAGGTAATGTCGGTTAAAGATCCATCGGGAACAGGAACTCGAATACCACAACCTCCTATTTTTCCGTCCAATTCAGTAAAAATTTTTGTCAATGCTTTTGCAGCTCCGGTTGTTGTAGGGACAATGGATTGACTCGCTCCTCTGGCTCTACGTAAATCTTTGTGGGGTTGATCGTGTAAACTTTGATCGGTGGTATAAGAATGAATAGTGGTAATGTAGGCTTGTTCAATTCCGCAAAGCTCATTAATCACTTTTATCATTGGTGCTGCATTATTTGTGGTGCAACTTGCATTGGATATAATGGTTTCTGTTCCGTCCAGAATAGATTCGTTTACACCAAGAACAACCGTTTTTATAGTGTCAACTTCTGATGGAGCGGAAAGAATCACTTTTCTTGCGCCTGCAATTATATGGGCATTTATTTCTTCAAAAGTCTTGTATTTCCCGGTAGATTCTATTACATAATCGATATCGATAGTTTTCCAATCAAGATTTGAAATGCTTTTTTCGTGAAAAAATAAAAAATGTTTATCGTTAACTAGTAATCCTTTTTCGTCGTGGCTTACAGCAAAAGGCAAAACACCATGAATACTATCGTATTTTACTAAATGTGCCATGGTTTTTTTATCGGCAATATCATTGATGGCAATTACTTCGATAGTAGGATGGTTCAAAAGCAAACGAAATAAATTTCGTCCTATTCTTCCAAAACCATTTATTGCAATTCTAGTTTTCAAGTGTATTGTATTTGTTTGACTGTTTAATCGTTTAAAAAAATTAAACGATTAACCGAATAAACTTTTTATAATATGTGTTTTTGTGCTTTGTAAGATGATCGTACTAGGGGACCGCTTTCTACATGGCGGAAACCTAACTCCAAACCGTATTTTTCATATTTTTCGAATTGATCGGGTGTGATAAACTCTTTTACAGGAAGGTGCTTTTTGCTGGGTTGTAAATATTGACCAATAGTTACAATGTCAACATTGGCAGTACGTAAATCGCGCATGGTTTGAAAAACTTCATCTTCTTGTTCGCCAAGTCCCAACATGATTCCGGATTTGGTTCTGTTGATTCCTTTTTCTTTCAAGTATCTCAAAACTTCCAGGCTTCGATCGTATTTGGCTTGTATACGTACTTCACGGGTTAGTCGTCGAACTGTTTCCACATTGTGTGAAACCACTTCAGGATTGGCCTCTATGATACGATCTAAATTTCTTTCGATACCTTGAAAATCAGGAATTAAAGTTTCCAAAGTAGTGTTTGGGTTCATTCTTCGGATGGCTTTTACAGTTTCGATCCAAATAATTGAACCGCCATCTTTCAAATCGTCTCTGTCGACACTTGTAATTACAGCGTGTTTGATGTTCATGATTTTAATAGAACGGGCTACTTTTTCTGGCTCATCCCAATCTACCGTTTCGGGTCTACCGGTTTTTACACCACAAAAACCGCAAGAACGTGTACATACATTTCCTAAAATCATGAATGTTGCAGTTCCTTCTCCCCAGCATTCTCCCATATTAGGGCAACTTCCTGAAGTACAAATGGTATTCAAACTATATTTATCGACCAAACCACGAAGTTCAGTATATTTTTGTCCTATTGGGAGTTTTACCTTGAGCCATTTTGGTTTAGCTACGCTCGATTCGGCTATGCCTCGGGTTCCGACAGGTAATGTATTTTCTAAAACAGTTTCCATATTTAAATTTTCTGAGTACAAAGATAA
Coding sequences within:
- a CDS encoding ATP-binding protein, which codes for MKYLLFFIIFLNTQLYSQKKIKVDSITYYSNLIEANIRDNHYKDVLFYSQKAIDFCKKNNKIEAEAIQTYKLGQVYFNLKLYNDAIESFNKSINLFNTISKKGNNTTADAYYYLGISYIQKKKYALAEISLNKSEEIKKKLKIKDYAKLIPLQKGIILKATGKKDLASTIFKELIAQPENKTILNTQAEALYQIGVIEASSKKYNLALNYLDKAYELNRKNKNLEQKSNILLELSLVYDKMLDKTTAYTYLKQHLNLKESISLANDEKLGISDYESFKEEQRKQEELLLEKENKEKEQSDKFSKLISILAIAIISILSLLSLSLYKNNIIRNQNNALLKEKNNELIAAKNRAEEASKARSEFLSTVSHELRTPLNAINGITHLLLEENPKKSQMHYLSSLKFSGNYLTNFINDILEINKIDSNKLEIEYINFNLKQLLSNIQNSLKEIATVNNNKFFLKIDSSIPDNLIGDPTKLSQIFMNLINNALKFTNNGTVSVIAKLRTFQNDNAIVYFQIIDTGIGIPEDKLKTVFESFSQGSVEINRKFGGTGLGLTIVKKLVRILGGRIRVKSVVGEGSTFSFELNFKVDSKPILIKSKIKDYDTEIFKNKKILVVEDNKINQMITQKMLTNKGIECTIIDNGEDAVEILKVETFDLVLMDVHLLGINGTIATQQIREFDTTTPIIALTAISLNENREMLLSFGMTDVITKPFVPEEFYTILAQNV
- the gap gene encoding type I glyceraldehyde-3-phosphate dehydrogenase, with the translated sequence MKTRIAINGFGRIGRNLFRLLLNHPTIEVIAINDIADKKTMAHLVKYDSIHGVLPFAVSHDEKGLLVNDKHFLFFHEKSISNLDWKTIDIDYVIESTGKYKTFEEINAHIIAGARKVILSAPSEVDTIKTVVLGVNESILDGTETIISNASCTTNNAAPMIKVINELCGIEQAYITTIHSYTTDQSLHDQPHKDLRRARGASQSIVPTTTGAAKALTKIFTELDGKIGGCGIRVPVPDGSLTDITFNVKRVVTIKEINEAFKLASQDELKGILEYTEDPIVSVDVIGNKNSCIFDSLLTSVIDKMVKVVGWYDNEIGYSSRIIDLILFTNHCKKNPKEEMSINNN
- the lipA gene encoding lipoyl synthase; translation: METVLENTLPVGTRGIAESSVAKPKWLKVKLPIGQKYTELRGLVDKYSLNTICTSGSCPNMGECWGEGTATFMILGNVCTRSCGFCGVKTGRPETVDWDEPEKVARSIKIMNIKHAVITSVDRDDLKDGGSIIWIETVKAIRRMNPNTTLETLIPDFQGIERNLDRIIEANPEVVSHNVETVRRLTREVRIQAKYDRSLEVLRYLKEKGINRTKSGIMLGLGEQEDEVFQTMRDLRTANVDIVTIGQYLQPSKKHLPVKEFITPDQFEKYEKYGLELGFRHVESGPLVRSSYKAQKHIL